In Clostridium sporogenes, one genomic interval encodes:
- a CDS encoding calcium-translocating P-type ATPase, SERCA-type, with translation MNESKIDLYRGLTTREAQRRIKKYGPNVLKKKKKVSPFKIFLEQFNDFIIWVLIAATLISGFMGEKADAITILIIVIMNAILGFVQEFKTEKSLEALNELSSPTAKVIRDSSVKVINAEELVIGDLVILESGDRIPADCILVEQSSFMVDESLLTGESLGVEKNSNSKNSSIYMGTVVLKGRAKAKVVETGMGTEMGKIAEMLDDIQVEKSPLKEKLSSLGKVLVVLCIIICVIVTLTGIWRGQDKYEMFLLGVSLAVAAIPEGLPAIVTVALALGVSRMLKRNALVRKLPAVETLGCTSIICSDKTGTLTENNMTVKKMYYDNKIYNLDNKNFPENLILKKTFTYCNDFNLDMKEKDINKSVLGDPTETALVKAFFRGKNEIKSFTDKGRRIYDNPFDSDRKMMSVIVQDGSGETCYVKGAPERVIKKCKYILINGEIEELTDKHRHEVERAIEKMSYEALRCIAGAYKREGLTRSASLEKDLIFVGVAGIIDPPRREVKDAVLKCKMAGIKPIMITGDHKNTAYAIGKELAICKSEKEVLQGEEIDKLNDKELNKKLDTITVFARVSPNHKLRIVKEFKNKNRIVAMTGDGVNDAPAVKEADIGISMGITGTDVTKEASSMILLDDNFATIVASVEEGRVIYDNIRKFIRYLLSCNLGEVLTMFIASLLYLPTPLLPIQILFVNLATDGLPAIALGVDPPGTDIMSEKPRPKNESIFARGLREKIIIRGSLIGVCTVLSFMAGSYYGFTLETCRTLALSTLVMSQLIHVFECRSERHSIFEIKFFTNIYLVGAVAISVAMLISILYIPFMQNVFHTVALNLAQWLIVIFFSGTIAFINSLYLYIKK, from the coding sequence ATGAATGAGTCTAAAATAGATTTATATAGGGGACTTACCACAAGAGAAGCACAAAGGCGCATTAAAAAATATGGACCCAATGTTTTAAAGAAGAAGAAAAAAGTATCTCCTTTCAAAATATTTTTAGAACAGTTTAATGATTTTATTATATGGGTTTTAATAGCGGCTACTTTAATATCAGGATTTATGGGAGAAAAAGCAGATGCTATAACTATACTTATTATAGTTATAATGAATGCTATATTAGGATTTGTACAGGAATTTAAGACAGAAAAATCCCTAGAGGCATTAAATGAATTATCTTCTCCTACAGCTAAGGTTATAAGGGATTCTAGTGTAAAGGTTATAAATGCAGAAGAACTGGTTATAGGTGATTTGGTTATTTTAGAAAGTGGAGATAGAATACCAGCAGATTGTATATTAGTAGAACAGAGTAGTTTTATGGTGGATGAATCTCTTTTAACAGGGGAATCTTTAGGAGTGGAGAAAAATAGTAATTCTAAAAATAGTAGTATTTATATGGGTACCGTTGTTTTAAAAGGAAGGGCAAAGGCAAAGGTTGTTGAAACAGGTATGGGCACAGAAATGGGAAAAATAGCAGAAATGCTGGATGATATACAGGTGGAAAAATCTCCATTAAAAGAGAAACTATCTTCCTTGGGAAAAGTTCTTGTAGTTCTATGCATTATAATATGTGTTATTGTAACTTTAACGGGTATATGGAGAGGACAAGATAAATATGAAATGTTCCTTTTAGGAGTAAGCTTAGCAGTAGCAGCTATTCCTGAAGGACTTCCTGCTATAGTAACGGTAGCTTTAGCTCTAGGAGTATCTAGAATGCTTAAAAGGAATGCTTTAGTTAGAAAGTTACCTGCTGTAGAAACTTTAGGATGTACATCTATTATATGTTCAGATAAGACCGGTACTTTAACAGAAAATAATATGACTGTTAAAAAGATGTATTATGATAATAAGATTTATAATTTAGACAATAAAAATTTCCCAGAGAATTTAATACTAAAGAAAACTTTTACTTATTGTAATGACTTTAATTTGGATATGAAGGAAAAAGATATAAATAAGAGTGTGCTAGGAGATCCTACAGAAACTGCTCTTGTTAAAGCTTTTTTTAGGGGTAAAAATGAAATAAAAAGTTTTACAGACAAAGGTAGAAGAATTTATGATAATCCCTTTGATTCTGATAGAAAGATGATGTCTGTTATAGTACAAGATGGAAGTGGTGAAACCTGCTACGTAAAAGGTGCTCCAGAAAGAGTTATAAAAAAATGCAAATATATTTTAATTAATGGAGAAATAGAGGAATTAACAGATAAACATAGACATGAGGTAGAGAGGGCTATAGAGAAAATGTCCTATGAAGCATTACGTTGCATAGCAGGAGCTTATAAAAGAGAGGGACTTACAAGAAGTGCATCTTTGGAAAAGGATTTAATATTTGTAGGAGTAGCAGGTATAATAGATCCTCCAAGAAGAGAAGTTAAGGATGCAGTATTAAAATGTAAAATGGCAGGTATAAAACCTATAATGATAACTGGAGATCATAAAAATACTGCCTATGCTATAGGGAAAGAACTAGCTATTTGTAAAAGTGAAAAAGAGGTTTTACAGGGAGAGGAAATAGATAAATTAAATGATAAAGAGTTAAATAAAAAATTGGACACTATTACAGTATTTGCAAGAGTTAGTCCTAATCATAAATTGAGAATAGTAAAAGAATTTAAAAATAAAAATAGAATCGTGGCCATGACAGGAGATGGGGTAAATGATGCTCCAGCAGTTAAGGAGGCAGATATAGGTATATCTATGGGTATAACTGGCACTGATGTAACAAAAGAGGCATCTTCTATGATTTTATTAGATGATAATTTTGCAACTATTGTAGCTTCAGTAGAAGAAGGAAGAGTTATATATGATAATATAAGAAAGTTTATAAGATATTTACTTTCCTGTAACTTAGGAGAAGTTTTAACTATGTTTATAGCTTCACTTTTGTATTTGCCAACACCGTTACTTCCAATACAAATATTATTTGTCAATTTAGCTACAGACGGACTACCAGCAATAGCTTTAGGTGTAGATCCACCAGGTACAGATATAATGAGTGAAAAGCCTAGACCTAAAAATGAGAGTATATTTGCAAGGGGGTTAAGAGAAAAAATAATTATAAGAGGTTCTTTAATTGGGGTTTGTACTGTACTTTCTTTTATGGCAGGTTCCTATTATGGATTTACCTTAGAGACTTGTAGAACATTAGCTTTAAGTACACTTGTAATGTCACAACTTATACATGTTTTCGAATGTAGATCTGAAAGACATTCTATATTTGAAATTAAATTTTTTACTAATATATATTTAGTGGGAGCGGTAGCAATATCTGTAGCTATGCTTATAAGTATTTTATATATACCTTTTATGCAGAATGTATTCCATACAGTTGCTCTTAATTTAGCTCAATGGCTTATAGTAATTTTCTTCTCTGGAACCATTGCATTTATAAATAGTCTTTATTTATATATAAAAAAATAA
- a CDS encoding PQQ-dependent sugar dehydrogenase: MKKIIKSLMIICLIGIFSFIITKHYYENNKVKLYNDKLNCVLKYKGLKEAKDFVLDREGNYYIAFKDKIQFIDVKGKSYDILKKENLNITSLAYRDKHLYFTSNNELYSYDIEKNKEKVLINNLPNMGDYNKSLIIIKKDHLYLTIGAATNSAVVGKDNKWLSSSPFFSDVSPYSLTLNGKNFGPKGTGAFSTYGTKSVRGQRVAEHFPGNSSIIIYNLKKGQMETYAWGIRNFKGIDFNSKGKLLVSVGGMEFRGDRPIKGDRDYIYEINKGTWYGWPDYSGGDPINSPRFKGKDNKPVSFVLDKHPYTNPPAPLYQHKTLNSIGTIAIDYTGDIFSKDSIIFYEKNEKALYSLDDLGIIKKEAEFEKANIESIKVINKKLIILDNNRGYLYIINKGN; the protein is encoded by the coding sequence ATGAAAAAAATTATTAAATCCCTTATGATTATATGTTTAATAGGGATTTTCAGCTTTATTATAACTAAGCATTATTATGAAAATAATAAAGTTAAGCTTTATAATGATAAACTTAATTGTGTTTTGAAATATAAGGGATTAAAAGAAGCTAAAGATTTTGTTTTAGATAGGGAAGGTAATTATTATATAGCTTTTAAAGATAAGATACAGTTTATAGATGTGAAAGGTAAAAGTTATGACATATTAAAGAAGGAAAACTTAAACATAACTAGTTTAGCCTATAGAGATAAACATTTATATTTTACTTCTAATAATGAACTTTACTCTTATGATATAGAAAAAAATAAGGAAAAGGTTTTAATAAATAATTTGCCAAATATGGGGGATTATAATAAAAGTCTTATTATAATAAAGAAAGATCATTTGTATTTGACTATTGGAGCTGCTACTAATTCAGCAGTAGTAGGTAAGGACAATAAATGGCTTAGTAGTTCTCCTTTCTTTTCAGATGTATCTCCTTATTCCCTTACATTAAACGGTAAAAATTTTGGACCTAAAGGTACAGGAGCTTTTAGTACTTATGGAACTAAGTCAGTAAGAGGTCAAAGGGTAGCAGAACATTTTCCAGGTAATTCTAGCATTATAATATATAATTTAAAAAAAGGACAAATGGAGACATATGCATGGGGTATAAGAAATTTCAAGGGTATAGATTTTAATAGTAAAGGAAAGCTTTTAGTTTCTGTAGGGGGAATGGAATTTAGGGGAGATAGACCAATAAAGGGAGATAGAGATTATATTTATGAAATAAATAAGGGTACTTGGTATGGGTGGCCTGATTATTCAGGAGGAGATCCTATAAATTCTCCTAGATTTAAGGGGAAAGACAATAAACCTGTAAGTTTTGTTTTGGATAAACATCCCTACACTAATCCACCAGCACCATTATATCAACATAAAACACTAAATTCCATAGGAACTATTGCAATAGATTATACCGGGGATATATTTTCAAAGGATTCTATAATATTTTACGAAAAGAATGAAAAAGCCTTATATTCTTTAGATGATTTAGGTATAATAAAAAAAGAAGCAGAATTTGAAAAAGCAAATATAGAAAGTATAAAAGTAATTAATAAAAAATTAATTATACTAGACAACAATAGAGGATATTTATATATTATAAATAAGGGAAATTAA
- a CDS encoding zinc dependent phospholipase C family protein, whose protein sequence is MIKKLEKTYGSALKGVFFAVNPLKKKMLKTNCTVHKYINIKAVDLLKIEDYEKEYEFFKKYIKHINNGVSWADQDFKSSNHFYHVSKGKGLYGFSDALTECRKYYKNAKESFNKGNIEKSLFYLGAACHLIQDATVPQHVNNKLLKSHRKFELWIISKLMTDYSFDAEEGIIKYDELQDFIVNNAIMANDTYLRSINVKNTDKRYAKIATTIIHEAQKTTAGFLLLFYEEMKVKNKILL, encoded by the coding sequence ATGATAAAAAAACTTGAAAAAACTTATGGGAGTGCTTTAAAAGGAGTATTTTTTGCGGTAAATCCTTTAAAAAAGAAAATGCTTAAAACTAACTGTACTGTGCATAAATATATAAATATTAAAGCAGTGGATTTACTTAAAATAGAGGATTATGAAAAAGAGTATGAGTTTTTTAAAAAATATATAAAGCACATAAATAACGGTGTTTCTTGGGCAGATCAGGATTTTAAAAGTTCTAATCATTTTTATCATGTAAGCAAAGGAAAAGGATTATATGGCTTTTCTGATGCATTAACAGAATGCAGAAAATATTATAAAAATGCAAAAGAAAGTTTTAATAAAGGTAATATAGAAAAAAGTTTATTTTATTTAGGTGCTGCCTGTCATTTAATACAGGATGCTACAGTGCCTCAACATGTAAATAACAAACTTTTAAAAAGCCATAGAAAATTTGAGCTTTGGATAATAAGTAAGCTTATGACAGATTATTCTTTTGATGCAGAAGAAGGAATAATTAAATATGATGAACTACAAGATTTTATAGTAAATAATGCTATAATGGCTAACGATACCTATTTAAGGAGCATAAATGTAAAAAACACAGACAAAAGATATGCTAAAATAGCTACTACTATAATACATGAAGCTCAAAAGACCACTGCAGGGTTTTTATTATTATTTTATGAAGAAATGAAGGTAAAAAATAAGATTCTCCTTTAA
- a CDS encoding B12-binding domain-containing radical SAM protein, with the protein MKALLVAINSKYIHSNLALRYLRANTEDLNYECMLKEFTINDRKENILEKIIMEKADLVAFSCYIWNLEYVEELANLIKLVKPSTEIIFGGPEVSYESESFLRRVPGEYIIKGEGEETFREFIKCKIENKSLDKVKGLYIKTLNGIEYTGERHNISMNSVVFPYKKEEDLKNKIVYYEASRGCPFKCKYCLSSTLHGVRFHDIERVKKEIKFLVDKNVKLIKFVDRTFNCNHKFAMEVWEYIINLDTDATFHFEISADLLAKEELDILSKSKEGRIQFEVGVQTTNNEVLKNINRHVNFETIKEKVEELKKLKNIKQHLDLIAGLPGEDYNSFKNSFNDVYSIEPEEIQLGFLKLLKGSPMRLEAEKWGMVYSPYPPYEILSTKDISYEELLILKKVEGVVDKYYNSGKFNNILKYFMGEFKKNFDFYYSLAMFCNDKGYFDRNISGPQYYKVFLEFNEEFLNKNSEFLKEIIKYDYLKFNKKQWLPEFLIRDIDKKIKRYLKDKVLQNGVQISDNIHVEKFFIDIEKFIRSGIKEKREIYVIFDEKDRENIVFLGNKE; encoded by the coding sequence ATGAAAGCACTATTAGTAGCCATTAACTCTAAATATATTCATAGCAATCTGGCTCTTAGATATTTAAGGGCTAATACAGAGGATTTAAATTATGAGTGTATGTTAAAAGAGTTTACTATAAATGATAGGAAAGAAAATATATTAGAAAAAATAATTATGGAAAAAGCTGATTTAGTGGCTTTTTCTTGCTATATATGGAATTTAGAATATGTAGAGGAACTAGCAAATTTAATTAAATTAGTAAAGCCTTCTACAGAAATAATTTTTGGAGGGCCAGAGGTTTCCTATGAAAGTGAAAGCTTTTTAAGAAGAGTTCCTGGAGAATATATTATAAAAGGAGAAGGTGAAGAAACCTTTAGAGAATTTATTAAATGCAAAATAGAAAATAAAAGTTTAGATAAGGTAAAAGGATTATATATTAAAACATTAAATGGGATAGAGTACACTGGAGAAAGACATAATATTTCTATGAATTCAGTGGTATTTCCTTATAAAAAAGAAGAAGATTTAAAAAATAAAATAGTTTATTATGAAGCTTCAAGAGGGTGTCCATTTAAGTGTAAATATTGTTTGTCCTCCACATTGCATGGAGTAAGATTTCATGATATAGAAAGAGTAAAAAAAGAAATTAAATTTTTAGTAGATAAAAATGTTAAGCTTATTAAATTTGTAGATAGAACTTTTAATTGTAATCACAAATTTGCAATGGAAGTATGGGAATATATTATAAATTTAGATACAGATGCTACTTTTCATTTTGAAATATCCGCAGACTTGCTTGCAAAGGAAGAATTGGATATTTTAAGCAAATCAAAAGAAGGAAGAATTCAATTTGAAGTGGGAGTTCAAACTACTAATAATGAAGTTTTAAAAAATATAAATAGACATGTAAATTTTGAAACTATTAAAGAAAAGGTAGAGGAACTTAAAAAACTTAAAAATATAAAACAACATTTAGATCTTATTGCAGGGCTGCCAGGAGAAGATTATAACTCTTTTAAAAATTCCTTTAATGATGTTTACAGCATAGAGCCAGAAGAAATACAATTAGGATTTTTAAAGCTTTTAAAGGGATCTCCTATGAGGTTAGAAGCAGAAAAATGGGGCATGGTATATTCTCCTTATCCCCCTTATGAAATATTAAGTACAAAGGACATAAGTTATGAGGAATTGCTTATACTAAAAAAAGTAGAAGGGGTAGTAGATAAATATTATAACTCAGGAAAATTTAATAATATATTGAAATATTTTATGGGAGAATTTAAAAAAAACTTTGATTTTTATTATAGTTTAGCTATGTTTTGTAATGATAAGGGATATTTTGACAGAAATATATCTGGACCTCAATACTATAAAGTTTTCTTAGAATTTAACGAAGAATTTCTAAATAAAAATAGTGAGTTTTTAAAAGAAATAATAAAATATGATTATTTAAAATTTAATAAAAAGCAATGGCTGCCAGAGTTTTTAATTAGAGATATAGATAAAAAAATTAAAAGATATTTAAAGGATAAGGTACTACAAAATGGAGTTCAGATATCCGATAATATACATGTAGAGAAATTTTTCATAGATATAGAGAAGTTCATAAGGTCAGGTATAAAAGAAAAAAGAGAAATATATGTTATATTTGACGAAAAAGACAGAGAAAATATAGTTTTTTTAGGAAATAAGGAATAG
- a CDS encoding ATPase, translating into MAKDAIKEIKAAEEEANKIINDAKLESREIIKKAEENALKEYKDIISKSSLEAKRIMDEVESKANGEATLIFKEGKEKADEILNVSNDLLDKAVNLVVERIVNFNGNS; encoded by the coding sequence TTGGCAAAGGATGCAATTAAAGAAATTAAAGCTGCAGAGGAAGAAGCTAATAAAATAATTAATGATGCTAAGCTTGAGAGCAGAGAAATTATTAAAAAAGCTGAAGAAAATGCTTTAAAAGAGTATAAAGATATAATTAGCAAGTCCTCTTTAGAAGCAAAAAGAATTATGGATGAAGTTGAAAGTAAGGCTAATGGGGAAGCAACACTTATTTTTAAAGAAGGTAAAGAGAAAGCAGATGAAATCTTAAATGTTTCCAATGACTTGCTTGATAAAGCAGTCAATCTTGTGGTTGAAAGGATAGTGAACTTTAATGGCAATAGTTAA
- a CDS encoding V-type ATP synthase subunit I → MAIVKMNKFTLLAFESHKEKLLEELQSFEGVQFINLQNDALIEEDESLKLLDKDSVGSKYSEYAANLSKLKFVLDFLKEYVTQASGLKALLQDKKSLSYSTLNEKIKTIDWKSTYDDLKMKEDRLNYLSNERTKIDAEINSLLPWEKFDAKFKNLKELKQTSYFIGTISKQYKEDFENEFQDNLQNKYIEFINEDNEDLYIFALFLKEEEEKAKKLFKNYGFSSLTLVYEDSPKAVIENFNIKISEIDKEVEKINTEIKTYESKIEEIQIAYEYFNNLIIRLNASENFLKSEKVIAICGWNTLDTNEELENIIKKAIGNDYYLSFTEVNEEDDVEEVPIKLKNNGFASAFESVVEMYSLPLYKEIDPTPILSIFYFLFFGMMLSDAGYGLIMVIVSSIALKKVKDTAKRNTFKLFLFAGISTVIWGAIYGGWFGDLFSNYLGIKIPYLIDPAKGITQILILSVIFGLVHIFVGLGLKAYILIRSGQLKDAIYDVLTWYFVLIGAILMLVGVASSVGKILLIIGFVGLLLTQGRSAPTLGGKIGGGIYGVYGSTSYLGDVVSYSRLLALGLATGFIANALNLIVNLIPSPFSYIISPILFVALHLFNLLVNALGSYVHTARLQYLEFFNKFYEGGGKKFTPYKLSDQYLKITK, encoded by the coding sequence ATGGCAATAGTTAAAATGAATAAATTTACATTATTAGCCTTTGAATCACACAAAGAAAAGCTTTTGGAAGAACTTCAAAGCTTTGAAGGAGTTCAATTCATAAATCTTCAAAATGATGCTTTGATTGAAGAAGATGAAAGTTTGAAGCTTCTTGATAAGGACTCAGTTGGTTCAAAATATTCAGAATATGCAGCGAATTTATCGAAGCTAAAATTTGTCTTAGATTTTTTAAAAGAATATGTTACTCAAGCATCAGGTTTAAAAGCACTTTTACAGGATAAAAAATCTTTATCCTATAGTACATTAAATGAAAAAATTAAAACTATTGATTGGAAAAGTACTTATGATGATTTAAAAATGAAAGAAGACAGATTAAATTATTTAAGCAATGAAAGAACAAAGATTGATGCAGAAATAAACAGTCTTCTCCCATGGGAAAAGTTTGATGCAAAGTTTAAAAATTTAAAGGAACTTAAACAAACTTCATATTTCATTGGTACTATATCTAAACAATATAAAGAAGATTTTGAAAATGAGTTTCAAGATAATCTTCAGAATAAATATATAGAATTTATTAATGAAGATAATGAAGACTTGTATATCTTTGCTTTATTTTTAAAAGAGGAAGAAGAAAAGGCAAAAAAATTATTTAAAAACTATGGATTTAGTTCTTTAACTTTAGTTTATGAAGATAGTCCTAAAGCAGTTATAGAAAATTTTAATATTAAAATTTCAGAAATAGATAAGGAAGTTGAAAAAATAAATACTGAAATTAAAACCTATGAAAGTAAGATTGAAGAAATACAAATTGCCTATGAATATTTCAATAATCTTATTATTAGGCTTAATGCGTCAGAAAATTTCCTTAAATCTGAAAAAGTTATTGCCATATGTGGTTGGAATACTCTAGATACAAATGAAGAACTGGAAAATATCATTAAGAAAGCTATAGGAAATGATTATTATCTAAGTTTTACAGAGGTTAATGAAGAAGATGATGTAGAAGAAGTACCTATTAAATTAAAAAATAATGGTTTTGCATCAGCTTTTGAAAGTGTGGTTGAAATGTATAGCCTTCCTTTGTATAAAGAAATAGATCCAACACCAATTTTATCAATATTTTATTTCTTATTTTTCGGCATGATGCTATCTGATGCTGGATATGGATTAATTATGGTTATAGTATCTTCTATTGCTTTAAAGAAAGTTAAAGATACAGCAAAAAGAAATACTTTTAAACTTTTCTTATTTGCTGGAATTTCAACGGTTATATGGGGTGCAATTTATGGTGGATGGTTTGGAGATTTGTTCTCTAATTATCTAGGAATAAAGATACCATATCTTATAGACCCAGCAAAAGGTATAACTCAGATATTAATATTATCTGTTATATTTGGATTAGTTCATATATTTGTAGGCTTAGGTCTTAAGGCTTATATACTTATAAGGAGTGGACAATTAAAGGATGCAATATATGATGTATTAACATGGTACTTTGTACTTATTGGTGCAATTTTAATGTTAGTTGGTGTAGCTTCATCTGTTGGAAAAATTCTTTTAATTATAGGGTTTGTAGGATTACTTCTTACACAGGGAAGATCAGCTCCAACTCTTGGAGGAAAAATCGGTGGAGGCATATATGGAGTCTATGGTTCTACAAGTTATCTTGGAGATGTAGTATCTTATTCAAGGCTTTTAGCTTTAGGGCTTGCTACAGGATTTATTGCAAATGCATTAAATCTTATAGTAAATCTTATTCCAAGTCCATTTAGCTATATAATATCACCAATTTTATTTGTAGCTCTCCATTTATTTAATTTACTTGTTAATGCACTTGGATCATATGTGCATACCGCAAGACTTCAATACCTAGAATTTTTTAATAAATTTTATGAAGGTGGAGGAAAGAAATTTACTCCATATAAACTTTCAGATCAATACTTAAAAATAACTAAATAA
- a CDS encoding V-type ATP synthase subunit K, with amino-acid sequence MTFMNFLTENGGLIFALLGAALATGLAGIGSAKGIGIVGEAASGLMTEEPEKFGKTFILVALPGTQGLYGFVITLMILLNIGILGGKAPTLANGFAYFMAALPIALAGWKSAIAQGKAAAAGIQILAKKPNDVMKGVIYAVMVETYALLGFVASLFMVLNIK; translated from the coding sequence ATGACATTTATGAATTTTTTAACTGAAAATGGTGGATTAATATTTGCTCTTTTAGGAGCTGCATTAGCAACAGGTTTAGCAGGAATAGGTTCAGCGAAAGGGATAGGAATAGTTGGTGAAGCTGCTTCAGGACTTATGACAGAGGAACCAGAAAAGTTTGGTAAAACATTTATATTAGTTGCTCTTCCAGGTACACAAGGATTATATGGATTTGTTATTACACTTATGATTTTATTAAACATTGGTATTCTTGGTGGTAAGGCACCTACACTTGCTAATGGTTTTGCATACTTTATGGCAGCTCTTCCAATAGCACTTGCAGGTTGGAAGTCAGCAATAGCTCAAGGTAAAGCAGCAGCAGCTGGAATACAAATACTTGCAAAGAAGCCTAATGATGTTATGAAGGGCGTTATATATGCAGTTATGGTTGAAACTTACGCATTACTTGGCTTCGTTGCATCATTATTTATGGTTTTAAACATAAAATAG
- a CDS encoding V-type ATP synthase subunit E produces the protein MSSINNLTGKILEEAKVKKEEFIKEAKEDGKKILDKKTAEAKIIEKNTIEKAERESVIRRERILSNAELKVRNEKLQSKQKVIEKVLEKSLEKLSSLSKEEYLSYIKERILTLQIDGDEKIIINLKDKLLITEDFINKINSELVKKGKLGNLSLSDETRDFKAGFILEKNGIEINNSFEALISSMKDELEYEVARVLFN, from the coding sequence ATGTCTAGCATAAATAATCTAACTGGGAAAATTCTTGAAGAAGCCAAAGTAAAAAAAGAAGAATTTATTAAAGAAGCTAAGGAAGATGGGAAAAAAATATTAGATAAAAAAACTGCCGAAGCTAAAATTATAGAAAAAAATACTATTGAAAAGGCAGAAAGAGAAAGTGTAATAAGAAGAGAAAGAATATTATCAAATGCAGAGCTTAAAGTAAGAAATGAAAAGCTTCAATCAAAACAAAAAGTTATAGAAAAGGTCCTTGAAAAGTCCTTAGAAAAGTTAAGCTCTTTATCAAAAGAAGAATATCTTTCTTATATTAAAGAGAGAATCTTAACTCTTCAAATAGACGGAGATGAAAAGATTATAATAAATCTAAAGGACAAGTTACTTATAACTGAAGATTTTATAAATAAAATAAATAGTGAATTAGTTAAAAAAGGAAAACTAGGCAATCTTTCTTTAAGTGATGAAACAAGAGATTTTAAGGCAGGATTTATACTAGAGAAAAATGGAATTGAAATAAATAATTCTTTTGAAGCTTTAATTAGTTCTATGAAAGATGAATTGGAGTATGAAGTTGCAAGAGTGTTATTTAACTAA
- a CDS encoding V-type ATP synthase subunit C, protein MDALLFTQVIPRIRVLETRLLDKTKLDRMIDSSSPLEALKILEETEYSIFMSKVKRPEDYEILLSNELKRVYHLLYEISPVKSLVNMMSLKYDYHNIKVMIKGKILNKDFTDIIIPVGNVPIEKLKTFIDNEYYRDLNPIMRKAIEDAFEDFGTNKDPQKIDIILDKYMFEQMLSLNKEIGDEFLDKYLKSLIDLNNIKTLLRVKKQNKDKNFFTSVIISGGFIDKDKLIALLNDSVENIPAKLSYTDYGEVLRVGIDAYSKTGSINIFEKLSDNFIMEYMKRAKYISFGPEPIISYLYAKENEIKVIRIIMIGKLNNMKSEIIRERLRDIYV, encoded by the coding sequence ATGGATGCATTACTATTTACTCAGGTAATACCTAGAATTAGAGTATTAGAAACTAGACTCCTTGACAAAACAAAACTTGATAGGATGATAGATAGCAGCTCTCCTTTAGAAGCTTTAAAGATTCTTGAAGAAACTGAATATTCTATATTTATGTCAAAGGTAAAAAGGCCTGAGGATTATGAAATACTTTTAAGTAATGAGCTTAAAAGAGTTTATCATTTGCTCTACGAAATTTCCCCTGTAAAATCTTTAGTTAATATGATGAGTTTAAAGTACGATTATCATAACATTAAAGTTATGATAAAAGGGAAAATTTTAAATAAAGATTTTACAGATATAATAATCCCTGTGGGTAATGTGCCTATAGAAAAGCTTAAGACTTTTATAGATAATGAATATTATAGAGATTTAAATCCAATAATGAGAAAAGCTATAGAAGATGCTTTTGAAGACTTCGGTACTAATAAAGATCCACAGAAAATTGATATTATACTTGATAAATATATGTTTGAACAAATGCTTTCATTAAATAAGGAAATAGGAGATGAATTTTTAGATAAATATTTAAAAAGTCTTATTGACTTAAATAATATAAAAACTCTTTTAAGAGTTAAAAAGCAAAACAAAGATAAAAACTTTTTTACAAGTGTAATTATAAGTGGAGGTTTTATAGATAAAGATAAACTGATAGCTTTACTTAACGATTCAGTTGAAAATATTCCAGCAAAACTTTCTTATACAGATTATGGAGAGGTTCTTAGAGTTGGGATAGATGCTTATTCAAAGACTGGTTCAATAAATATTTTTGAAAAATTAAGTGATAATTTTATAATGGAGTATATGAAAAGAGCAAAATATATAAGTTTTGGCCCAGAACCAATAATATCTTATTTATATGCTAAAGAAAATGAAATAAAAGTTATAAGAATTATAATGATTGGAAAGCTCAATAACATGAAGAGCGAAATAATAAGAGAAAGGCTGCGTGATATCTATGTATAA